Proteins encoded in a region of the Pelmatolapia mariae isolate MD_Pm_ZW linkage group LG16_19, Pm_UMD_F_2, whole genome shotgun sequence genome:
- the rgcc gene encoding regulator of cell cycle RGCC produces the protein MKSPKLKPQAKFVNEEDLNDVLCEFDAVIEDFTSPVEKRHFRYDEHLKTMKRRSSASVSDSGISDTESAESLNRNSFSFSDERLNSPTMLSPTTTTSPPLMSPKPKLGDTKELEDFIADLDKTLESM, from the exons ATGAAGTCCCCAAAGCTGAAACCTCAAG CCAAGTTCGTCAATGAGGAGGATCTGAACGATGTGCTGTGCGAGTTCGACGCGGTGATCGAAGACTTCACATCGCCGGTGGAGAAGCGACACTTCAGGTACGACGAACACCTGAAGACcatgaagaggaggagcagcGCCAGCGTCAGCGACAGCGGCATCAGCGACACAGAGA GTGCCGAGTCTCTCAACAGAAACAGCTTCAGCTTCAGCGACGAGAGACTGAACTCGCCCACCATGCtctcccccaccaccaccacctcaccTCCCCTAATGTCACCAAAAC CCAAACTGGGCGACACTAAAGAGCTGGAGGACTTCATCGCTGACCTGGACAAGACACTAGAGA GCATGTGA